A window of Nocardia arthritidis genomic DNA:
GAGATCGGCGTGACGGAGGTTGTCGCCGAACTGCTTCCGGAGGGCAAGGTCGAACTGATCGCCCGGATGCAGGAGCAGGGCAGGCGCGTCGTGATGGTCGGCGACGGCATCAACGACGGCGCCGCGCTGGCCACCGCCGACCTCGGCATGGCCATCGGCGCCGGCACCGATGTGGCCATCGCGGCCGCCGATGTCATCCTGGTGCGCGAGGATCTCGGCGCGGTGGCCGACGCCATCGAGCTCGCGCACGCCACGCTGCGCACCATCAAGGGAAATCTGGTGTGGGCCTTCGGCTACAACGTGATCGCCATCCCGGTCGCCGCGCTCGGCTGGCTGAACCCGCTCATCGCGGGCGCGGCCATGGCTTTCTCATCCTTCTTCGTGGTGTCGAACAGCTTGCGGCTCAGGCGGGTTCGGCTCTAGCGCCGGGTGCGGGCCAGCTGTTCCAGCATGGCGTTGTACGCGGCCAAGTCGGAATCGCCGTACTCGTCGTCTTTGCGGTCGGTGCGCACCGCGGTGCGGCGGTCCTGCGCCACCCACTGGGTGAGCAGGGCGCCGACCACCAGCAGGATCGGGACTTCGCCGGAGACCCAGGCGATTCCGCCGCCCATCCGCTGATCGGACATCAGCGAGTACGGCCAGGACAGCTGCAGCTGACTGTAGAAGCGTTCGCCGATGACGGTGGTCATCGACATCACCGCGACACCGAAGAAGGCGTGAAAAGGCATGACCGCGAACAGCATTCCCAGCCGTCCGAGATGCGGCAGCCGCCGCGGGCCCGGATCGATGCCGATGATGCCCCAGTAGAAGAGATATCCGACGACGAGGAAGTGCACGTTCATCGCGACATGGCCCCAGTGGTACCGGATCAGCCCGTCGAACAGCGGCGTGAAATACAGGCCGTAGAGCGAGATCACGAACAGCGCGAGGGCGGCGCCCGGATGGGCCAGAATCGCCGTCGGACGCGAATGCAGCAGGGACAGCACCCATTCCCGCACACCGGGCACGCCGTCGCGCGGCGCGGGTGACACCGCGCGCAGCAGCAGGGTGACGGGTGCGCCGAGCACCAGCAGCACCGGCGCGAACATATTGAGCGTCATGTGCTGGATCATGTGCATGCTGAACATGCCGTAGCCGTACGCGCCGAGCCCGGACGAGGTGGCGAGCAGCAGGACGAGGCAACCGGTGAGCCACGAGAGGGTGCGCCACGGTGACCAGGTGTCACCGCGCCCGCGCAGGCGCAGCACACCGGCGAGGTACAGCCCGATGGCGGCGATGGCGGCGGTGCCGAGCACGATATCGAAGCGCCACAGGGTGATCAGGCGCAGCGGATCCGGTGCGTGCGGCAGATCGAAGCCGAGGAAAACCTGCTGTGCGGTGAAGGTGCGGTCGGCGAAGGCCGGTGCGGGCCGGACGGCCATGGCCACCAGCGCCGCCTGCGCGAGCATGGAAAGCGCACCGGCGCAGGCGATCCGGTGCACGGAAGCGGTCCGGCGCACCAGGAACGAAATACCAACCGCCGCAACCAGGCTCACCAGGGCCAGCCGCCCGTAACCGGTGCCGAGCACGGCGGAGGGCGGGAGCAGCACGGCGACGAGCACGGCACCGCTCGCCGCGGCCGCCGCGAGACACAGCCGCACGATGCGCACACAGCGCCGAATCGCGGTGTCCGCGTTGGCGCCACCGCGCCGGACGTGCGCCGCGACACCGAACAATAGGCCGGGCAACACCGAGACCGCGATCTGGAAGATGATCACCGCGCCGGTGCCGTAGTCGTGATTCGGCCCCTCACCGGCATTGCCGACAACGGCGGGCGGCAGCACCGCGAGCCCCGCCACCCCGACCAGAATCGCGGATCCGTTCCAGGACAGCGTCATCCGGGTCGCGACCGCGATCACCGCGGCCAATATCGCGACAACGATCCAGGCGCGGGGCTTCTCGCTGGCATCCAGTAGCGCGCCGAGCGCGCCCAGCCGCAGCAGCGTGCCGGTCGACATGCCGCCCGCCTGCGCCGCGCCGACCGGAATCAGCGCCAGCGCCGCGAGCAGCCACACCAGGCTCGCCCGCTCGGCCGTCCGCAGCCCGGCATATCCGTCGACATCGACCCGGCCCTGTTTGGTGATCGCGGTACAGCAGACCGCGTACACCAGCGAACCCAGGGTGAACGCGCCTGCCAGCGCGGCGACCACCCGCAGCAGCACATAGCCGACGGCATCGAGCGCACCGGGATAGGCGGTACCCGCCGCGTGATACGGCATGGCGCCCGCCGCGACGGCGGAGCCGATGGCCAGCGCCAGTGCCCCGATCGCGGCGGCGAGACCGACCGAACGGTGGGAAAACTCTCTGATCTGCACGTTCGTACCCGCCATCCTGATAACCGGAACCTCGCGTCTCGCAGCTGAATCGAACAGCACTCCGGTTACGGGTCGGCTGGGCGGGCGGAAAAGTTCCCGGCGTCTTCGTCGGCGCTGTGGCATCGGTCACGCCGCCGCTCGGCAAGCGCGGAGCAAAGCGACTTCAGGGTCCGAATCGGGGTTTCACCCGATGGCCGTGCGTCGCCGGATTCCTAGGCTGGGTACGGCGGCCGAGCGGTCGTGCGGGGTGGAGCGAAGGGGATGCCTTGTACGCGAAGCTATTTCGGCACCAACCGGCGACGGGTGCCGCGAATCGCAACATTATGGCGGCGGCCTGCGCCGCAACGATCGTAGCGGGATCGCTTGTGGGAGTGGGCGTCGCTCGGGCCGATGCGGTGGGCTTGGATCGCTTCTATCGGCAGCAGGTGGACTGGCGGGCCTGCGGCGACGAGCAGCTGGACGCGGCGGGCGCGCGGTGCGCCGATATCACCGTCCCGCTGAATTATGCCGAGCCGCAAGGCCGCACGATCACGGTGGCGATCTCGCGGGTGGCGGCCACCGATCCGGGGCGACGGCACGGGGTACTGCTGTCCAATCCGGGCGGGCCGGGTGTGGCGGGGCTGACATTCACGGTCCAAGCCGCGCGGTCGCTCGGATCCGGGGTGCGTGAGCGCTTCGACCTCGTCGGCATGGATCCGCGCGGTGTCGGCCGCTCGACTCCGCTGCACTGCGGCTGGCCGATCGCCTCCCAATTGCGCTCCGGCGGCAGCGACCTGATCGCCTACGGCAAGAACGTCGGGACCGAGGCGGAGCTGGCAGGCCGCTGCCTGATGACACACGGTGCGGAAATTCCGTACATCACCACGCGCAACACCGCCCGCGATATGGATGTGATCCGCGGCGTGCTCGGCGAGCAGCGGGTGAGTTATCTCGGCGGGTCGTACGGCACCTATCTGGGCGCGGTGTTCACCCAGATGTTCCCGGAGCGCGTCGACCGAATCGTGCTCGACAGCGTGGTCGATCCGGCGCGCTACCCCCTCGGCATGCTGCAGGACGCCGGCCCGGCGAACGAGGCGGCGTTCGATCTGTGGGCGGCGTGGGTGGCCGCGCGCGACGGCGAATATCACATGGGCACGACGGGTTCAGCGGTTCGCGCGGCCGTGACCGAACTGCTCCGGCAGGCGGCGCGGGCGCCGATCCGAATCGGCGATTTCGCCGTGGACGAGTACCTCCTCCCATCGCTGCTGATGGACGGCATCGTGGACGATCAGGGGTATCCCGAACTGGCCCAGGGCGTTCGGCAGCTCGCCGATGCCGCTACCGGAATGCCGGTGCGGCCGAATCCGGATCTCGAAACCTCGCTGAGATCCGGGCTGCGCGCCGAGCCGATGGAGTATTCCGCGCAGTCCATGGTGTTCTGCGGCGACGTGGCGGCGCCGCGAAATCCCTTGTGGTACTGGCGGAATATCGAGGACAGCCGCGCCACCCAGCCGATTTTCGGATCGTTCGTCAACAACATCTCGCCGTGCGCGTTCTGGCTTCCGCCGGTGGAAGAGCCCACCGCCGTGAATAATTCGGTGCCCGCGCTGATCCTTCAGGCCACCGGCGACCCGCGTACCGTCTACCAGGGTGGCGTCGCATTACATCGGGCGCTGACCGCATCAAGGATGGTGACGTTGCGCGATGTGGTGACCCACGGAGTGTTCCTGAAGAGCGTATGCGCCGCGCGGATCGCCACCGGGTATCTCGGCGACGGTGCGCTGCCCGCCGAGGACATCACCTGCGAGGCCGGTTAACCCTCGGCATACAAGCTGGTCAACTAGATTCTTGAACGCTGTTCATGAAAATACTTGAACAGTGTTCAAGTCGGTTGCTATGTTGCCTGGCATGGCAAGTGATCTTTTGAATGTTTTGGTGGACAAGGCTTTCCGCAGGGAAGCGCCGTCCAGAAGTGAGGCACTGGAACTGCTATCCGATTCGCACGATGTGCTGCAGGTGGTGGCCGCCGGATCCCGGGTGCGGCAGGCGCATTTCGGCAAGCGGGTGAAGCTGAACACCATCGTGAATATGAAAAGCGGCCTGTGCCCGGAGGATTGCGGTTACTGCTCGCAGCGCCTCGGCTCGGCCTCCGATGTGCTGAAGTACTCGTGGATCGCACCGGAGAAGGCCGCCGAGGTCGCCCGTCAGGCCGTCGAGGCGGGAGTGAAGCGGGTATGCCTGGTGGCCAGCGGGCGCGGGCCCGGCGACCGGGACATCACCAGGATCGAGCACACCATCGCGGCCATCAAACAGGACAGCCCGCTGGTGGAGGTGTGCGTCTGCCTCGGCCTGCTGGCCGACGGCCAGGCCGAGCGGCTCGCCGCGGCGGGTGCGCACGCCTACAGCCACAACCTGAACACCAGCGAATCCCGTTACGCCGAAATCTGTTCCACGCACACCTTCGCCGACCGCACCGATACACTGCGCCGGGCCACCGCGGCCGGGCTTTCCCCGTGCTCCGGCGCCATCTTCGGCATGGGCGAAACCGATGACGACATAGTCGATCTCGCCACCGACCTGCGCGCCCTCGATCCGGATTCGGTGCCGGTGAACTTCCTCATCCCGTTCGAGGGAACCCCGCTGGGCGGGCGCTGGGAGCTCACTCCCGACCGCTGCCTGCGCATACTCGCGCTGATGCGGTTCTACTTCCCCGACGTGGAGGTGCGGCTGGCCGGCGGGCGCGAAATCCATTTGCGCGGTTTGCAACCCATGGCGCTGCACCTGGCCAACTCGATATTCCTCGGCGACTATCTGACCAGCGAGGGGCAGCCCGGCGCGGATGACAGGCAGATGATCGCCGACGCCGGATTCGTCATCGAGGGCGCCGACGAACAGAGCCTGCCCGAGGCCAGACACGACCTGGTGGCCATCCGCAGA
This region includes:
- a CDS encoding cytochrome c oxidase assembly protein — protein: MAGTNVQIREFSHRSVGLAAAIGALALAIGSAVAAGAMPYHAAGTAYPGALDAVGYVLLRVVAALAGAFTLGSLVYAVCCTAITKQGRVDVDGYAGLRTAERASLVWLLAALALIPVGAAQAGGMSTGTLLRLGALGALLDASEKPRAWIVVAILAAVIAVATRMTLSWNGSAILVGVAGLAVLPPAVVGNAGEGPNHDYGTGAVIIFQIAVSVLPGLLFGVAAHVRRGGANADTAIRRCVRIVRLCLAAAAASGAVLVAVLLPPSAVLGTGYGRLALVSLVAAVGISFLVRRTASVHRIACAGALSMLAQAALVAMAVRPAPAFADRTFTAQQVFLGFDLPHAPDPLRLITLWRFDIVLGTAAIAAIGLYLAGVLRLRGRGDTWSPWRTLSWLTGCLVLLLATSSGLGAYGYGMFSMHMIQHMTLNMFAPVLLVLGAPVTLLLRAVSPAPRDGVPGVREWVLSLLHSRPTAILAHPGAALALFVISLYGLYFTPLFDGLIRYHWGHVAMNVHFLVVGYLFYWGIIGIDPGPRRLPHLGRLGMLFAVMPFHAFFGVAVMSMTTVIGERFYSQLQLSWPYSLMSDQRMGGGIAWVSGEVPILLVVGALLTQWVAQDRRTAVRTDRKDDEYGDSDLAAYNAMLEQLARTRR
- a CDS encoding alpha/beta fold hydrolase; translation: MGVGVARADAVGLDRFYRQQVDWRACGDEQLDAAGARCADITVPLNYAEPQGRTITVAISRVAATDPGRRHGVLLSNPGGPGVAGLTFTVQAARSLGSGVRERFDLVGMDPRGVGRSTPLHCGWPIASQLRSGGSDLIAYGKNVGTEAELAGRCLMTHGAEIPYITTRNTARDMDVIRGVLGEQRVSYLGGSYGTYLGAVFTQMFPERVDRIVLDSVVDPARYPLGMLQDAGPANEAAFDLWAAWVAARDGEYHMGTTGSAVRAAVTELLRQAARAPIRIGDFAVDEYLLPSLLMDGIVDDQGYPELAQGVRQLADAATGMPVRPNPDLETSLRSGLRAEPMEYSAQSMVFCGDVAAPRNPLWYWRNIEDSRATQPIFGSFVNNISPCAFWLPPVEEPTAVNNSVPALILQATGDPRTVYQGGVALHRALTASRMVTLRDVVTHGVFLKSVCAARIATGYLGDGALPAEDITCEAG
- the bioB gene encoding biotin synthase BioB → MASDLLNVLVDKAFRREAPSRSEALELLSDSHDVLQVVAAGSRVRQAHFGKRVKLNTIVNMKSGLCPEDCGYCSQRLGSASDVLKYSWIAPEKAAEVARQAVEAGVKRVCLVASGRGPGDRDITRIEHTIAAIKQDSPLVEVCVCLGLLADGQAERLAAAGAHAYSHNLNTSESRYAEICSTHTFADRTDTLRRATAAGLSPCSGAIFGMGETDDDIVDLATDLRALDPDSVPVNFLIPFEGTPLGGRWELTPDRCLRILALMRFYFPDVEVRLAGGREIHLRGLQPMALHLANSIFLGDYLTSEGQPGADDRQMIADAGFVIEGADEQSLPEARHDLVAIRRRGAGTNLPANA